The genome window CTTGACACGCCCCAGACATACAGGGCCGCGCAGGTCGAGCACGCGGCCCTTGTCGCGGCGCTCAACGACGACCTCAAAAACACCAACATCGCGTCCACGGTGCGGGAAATCTCCCCCACCGTGCGCATCGCGGCCAGCGTGGACCACGTGGATTCCCTGGATATTCTCCAGCTCGCCGGGTGCAACTACACCTATCTCTTCGCCCAGATGCTCGGCGAGGCCATGGCGCGGCGGGTGCTCCAGCCGGGCATGCGTACCAACACCATCGCGGTGCTCGGCGACCTTTCCATTGTGGAAGTCCCGGCCCAATACACGCCCTATGTGGGCAAGGCCCTTAAAACCACGGATCTGCGCAACCGCTTCAACCTGACGGCCGTGGGCATCTGGCACGGCAAAAAATACGTTCCGGCCATGCCGGATACGGTCATCGAGGAAGGCGCGTCCCTCCTGCTCGCGGGAACGGCCGACCAGATCCGCCAGTTTGACGGGCATCTCGCCAAAAGCGCCGAGGACGGCAACCAGCCGGTCCTCATTCTCGGGGGCGGCCGTGTGGGCATGGCGGCAGCCCGCGGCCTGGAAAGGCGCGGCATGGCCTTCCGGCTCGTGGAAAAAAGCCCGGAGCTTATCCCGGCAAACGACGAACGGTTTGTCCTGGGGAGCGCGGCGGATATAGACACCCTGCGCCGCGCCGACATCGACACCACCAACGCGGCCATTGTCACTACGCACAACGACGACCTGAACATCTACCTGACGATCTACTGCCGCAAACTCAGGCCGGACATCCAGATCATCAGCCGGGCCACCCTGGACCGCAACGTGGAATCTCTCTACAGCGCCGGGGCCAACCTGGTTATGTCCCACGCGACCATGGCGGCCAACACCATCACCACCCTGCTGAGGCCCGGCCGGGTGGTCATGCTGACCGAAGGGCTGAATATTTTCCGGGTGGCCATGCCCGCGCCCCTGGTCGGCCTTCCCCTGAAAGACAGCAACATCCGGCAGGACACCCAGTGCAACGTCGTGGCGCTCTCCGGCGCGGACGGCATGCGCGTTTCCCTCGATCCCACGGTGCCGCTGAACAAGGATGACGAGATCATCCTCATCGGCACCGCCGACGCGGAACGCGCCTTCATGGAAAAATACCCGCCCGCGTAGGGGTTATTCCGGTCCGTCCAGCGGCGTGATATCCACCACCCAGCCGTCGCCCTTGTGGCGGCGCGCGCCTTTCCCCTCGCGCAGGGCCTCGCCCACGCGTTCAAGCACGCGCTCGAGGCCGCTGTCGGGAAAATCCGGGGTAACGGCGACGCCGCCCGCACCTATCGCAATACTGCCGAAACGGACCAGCGGGATCTCCGCAAAAACCGCGCAGTCCAACCCCTTGCCGTCCGCGCTCCAAATTTGCGCCAACAGGGGGAGCCTCCGCGTCCGTTCGGTATACAGCGCGGAAAACAGCGTCCCTCCAATCGCTTCGCGCGTCACGGTCGCGGCGCCGCCGAAATGAAACACGGCGTCACCGTTCCGGGCGCCGGTTATCCGGAGAGACAGGAGCTGTTTGCCGTCATCGGAGAACGCCAGTTCCACCGCCTCGATATGCGCGCGCGCAACGTCCTTCAAGGGCACAAGGCGAATGACGGGCGGAGCCGCGCCCGCGACCTCCAGACCCCAATACCGCCGCAACGCCGCGTCATCGAAAAACAGGCAGGCGAGAATGCTCCGCGAGAGATCCCGGCCCCACGACTGCCCGTCAAAAGATCGTTCCGCCGCCGCGCCGCCAGGGCCGCCCGCGCCGGTCCAGGATGCATACCCTGTCTCCGTCAGGGAAAAACCCGCGACTACGGGCGCAACGCTCTCCAGGCGCAGCGTACCGGGGAGCCGCGCAAAAAGGTTCCCCCGGACGGCAATGGCCGCGCCCGTCCCGGCGACGGTCTTTTCCAGGGTAAACGGCGTTTCCAACGCCGTCAGGCTGCCCGCGCCGTTACGCAGCATGGCGAGCACGCCGGTAGCCCGCTCCGGGGAGACAGGCGGTTCAGCCGCCGGGCAATGCGCGGGCGAAAAAAAAGCGCTGAGGCACAAAACGGCCAAAAGCAGCGCCACAATGCGCCGGGCGTGGGAAAAAGGACAAGGGAGCATGGTTGGACGGTACAATGTTGCAACAGCTTCCGCAAGCGGCGCCGGGTAGCGGATTGTATGTTTGGGCCGGGCACGCTATAAAGGCCGGATGACATTTCCTCAAATAGACCCCGTGCTTGTGTCCATAGGCCCCTTTGCCGTCCGCTGGTACGGCCTGATGTACCTTTTCGGCTTTGCTTCCGCCTGGCTGCTGGGGCGGTACCGCGCCAAACGGACGGGCGAATTCACGGTCCGCGAATTTGACGACATCCTGACCTGGGGCTGCTTCGGCGTGCTTGTGGGCGCGCGGCTCGGGTACGTGCTGTTCTACGATTTCGCCTATTACCTGCAACACCCGCTGGAAGTTTTCTACGTGCAGCGCGGCGGCATGTCCTTCCACGGCGGCATGCTCGGCGTGATTTTTTTCATGTGGTTCGCGGCGCACCGCCGGGGGAAAACCCTGTTCCAGACCATGGACTTCGTCGCGCCCCTGGTGCCGCCGGGCCTCTTTTTCGGGCGGCTCGGCAACTTCATCAACGGGGAACTCTGGGGCCGCGTCACCGACGCGCCCGTCGGCATGATCTTTCCGGACGGCGGCAACCTGCCCCGCCACCCGTCCCAGCTGTATGAAGCCGGGCTGGAAGGGATCGTCTTTTTCTGCCTGCTCTGGGCCTATTCCGCAAAACCCAGGCCGCGCACGGCGGTCAGCGGGTTTTTCCTGCTGGGGTACGGGACCTTCCGCTTCATCGTGGAATTTTTCCGCGAGCCGGACGCCCACCTCGGCTTTGTGGCCTTCAACGTCCTGTCCATGGGCCAGCTGCTCTGCGTCCCCATGATTATGGGCGGCGCGCTGCTCATGCTGTACGCGTACAGGAAGAACCGGCCCGCCTGATCCGGAACCGGATTGGCCGTGAACGGAACAACAGCCCGGCTTTTCCGGGATAATTGAGGAATTGATGCGTATCGCTTTTTTCGGGGATATCGTGGGCCGGCCCGGCAGGGCCGCTGTAAAAGCCCGGTTGCCGCTCCTGCGGGAGAAACTGCGCCTGGACGGCATCATCGCCAACGCGGAAAACGCGGCGGGCGGCATCGGCACAACGCGCGAAACGCTGCGGGAGGTATTCAGCGCGGGCGTGGACGTGGCCACGGGCGGCAACCACACCTGGCGCAACCAGGAATTCTATCCCGCGCTCGATGAGGACAAGCGGGCCGTCCGGCCCGCCAACGCGCATCCGGACGTTCCGGGCCGGGGCTGTATCGTGCACGAGTTGCCGAACGGGACCCGCATCGCGGTCATCAACCTGCTCGGCAGGGCTTTCATGGACCCCTGCGACTGCCCGTTCCGCGCCGTGGACGGTGTCCTTGCCTCCCTCCCTTCCGATGTGACGCTGCGGTTCGTGGATTTCCACGCCGAGGCCACCAGTGAAAAGCGGGCCATGGCGCACCATCTGGACGGCAGGGTCAGCGCGCTCGTGGGCACCCATACGCACGTGCAGACCGCCGACGCGACAATTTTCCCGAAAGGCATGGCCTATATCACGGATCTGGGCATGTGCGGGGCGGAGAAGGAATCCGTGCTCGGCATGGAACCCGCCGGCATCATCAAGCGGTTCGTCACGGGCCTGCCCGTGCGGTTCAAACCCATGGCCGGCGAGGGCATGCTCAACGGCCTTGTGGCGGATTTCGATCCCGCGACGGGCAGGGCCGTGAAGGTAGCCCTCCTGCGCGAGCGCGCGCCGCTCGTGTATGACCCGGCAGCCAAGGACCCGGGCACGCTGTTCTGATTTTCGCCAGAGCCTGTTCTACAGTAGAATGACCGTCTTTCCGCCCGTTTGCGGAGCGCCTTGACACGCCCTGCGTTTGACTGCATGAACTGTGGACGGGCAGCGCCGCCACGCGCTCTGGCCGGATTGTAGTGGACAACTACCCTGATATAGAGTGAATTCTTAAGGAATACCCCAAGGACGGAACGATGACGGAAACCAAACCCGCAACCCCGGAAACGCCCCGCCTCACGGCGGCCGAAGTTGACCGCCAGATGGCGCAAATCAAGCGCGGCGCGGCGGAACTGATAAACGAAGAAGAACTGCGCAAAAAAATCGCCAGAGGCAAGCCGCTTATCTGCAAAGCCGGGTTTGACCCCACCGCCCCGGACCTGCACCTGGGCCACACGGTGCTCATCCACAAGCTCCGCCATTTCCAGGAACTGGGCCACACCGTCGTGTTCCTGATCGGCGATTTTACCGGCATGATCGGCGACCCCTCCGGCCGTTCGGAAACCCGCCCGCCCCTCACGCGCGAGCAGGTTCTCGCCAACGCGGAAACGTACAAGAAGCAGGTCTTCAAAATCCTGGACGCGGAAAAGACCATCGTGGATTTCAACTCCAACTGGCTCGGCAAGATGGATTTTGCCGACGTCATCCGCCTGGCCTCCAAATACACCGTGGCCCGCATGCTCGAGCGGGACGATTTTGAAAAACGGTACAAGGGCAACGTGCCCATTTCCGTCCATGAATTTCTCTATCCCCTGATGCAGGGGTATGATTCCGTGCAGCTGAAAGCGGATATCGAGCTCGGCGGCACGGACCAGAAGTTCAACCTCCTTGTGGGCCGCCATCTGCAGGGCCAGTTCGGCCAGGAGCCGCAGTGCGTTCTGACCGTGCCGCTCCTCGAGGGCCTCGACGGCGTGCGCAAGATGTCAAAGTCTTACGGCAACTATATCGGCATTGACGAATCCGCCCAGGAAATTTTCGGCAAGGTCATGTCCGCCTCCGACGACCTCATGTGGCGCTTCTACGAACTTCTCTCCAGCAAAAGCCTGGACGAGATCGCGGCCATGAAAAAGGACGTGGCGGAAAACCGCGCGCATCCCAAGGCGGTCAAGGAAGCCTTTGCCATGGAAATGGTCACCCGCTACCACGGAGCGGACGCCGCCGAACAGGCCCGCCAGGGCTTTAACGCCGTGTTCGCCGACGGCGGCATACCCGATGACGCCGCATCCTTCACCTGCCGGTCCGGCGAAGCGTCCGCGCCCACGGTCTTCCTGACGGACGCCGGGCTGACCGCCTCGCGCGGGGAAGCGCGCCGCCTTATCGGCCAGAACGCCATGAGCGTTGACGGCGCGGTCGTGACCGACGCCGCGACGCCCTTCGCACCCGGCGAATACATCATAAAACTCGGGAAAAAGCGCTTCCTGCGCCTGACGGTGCAATAACCATGAGCGCCGCCCCGCACTCCTCCGAAGCCGCCGCCCGCGTCTGCATCATTGACGACGAGGAAGGGATCCGCTTTTCCCTGCGCGGCATCCTGGAGGACGAGGGGTACCAGGTGCTCGAGGCCGGAAGCGCGGAAGAGGGGCTCGCCCTGATCGCCGGGGAGGCCGTGGACCTCGTCTTTCTCGATATCTGGCTGCCGGGAATGGACGGGCTCGCCGCGCTGGACAAGATCCAGCAGACCAACCCGTCTTTGCCCGTGCTCATGATATCCGGGCACGGCACCATTGAAACCGCCGTCACCGCCATTAAAAAAGGGGCCTACGACTATATCGAAAAACCCCTGTCCCTGGAAAAGGTCGTGCTCGCGGCCCAGCGGGCGTTGGAGTTCCAGGCGCTCAAACGCGAAAACCAGGCGTTGCGGACCCGCTCGCCGCTGCGCACGGAGTTTTCCGGCAATTCGCCGGAGGCCGTGGCCTTACGCGAACAGATCGCCAAGGTCGCGCCGCTCGATACCTGGGTGC of uncultured delta proteobacterium contains these proteins:
- a CDS encoding TrkA-N domain-containing protein, whose amino-acid sequence is MKFIFSQMAFFLAEQSNQRNLKVMMRFIAMVLLLIILYSVIFHMIMAMEGRGDDYSPLTGLYWTLTVMSTLGFGDITFHSDLGRMFSVVVLMSGIVLFMLVMPFTFIRFVYAPWLDAQRQAMVPVKMPETLRGHVIVTGSDSVALSVVDRLRQYAIPYVHIIQDYTLALARYDKSYSVMFGELDTPQTYRAAQVEHAALVAALNDDLKNTNIASTVREISPTVRIAASVDHVDSLDILQLAGCNYTYLFAQMLGEAMARRVLQPGMRTNTIAVLGDLSIVEVPAQYTPYVGKALKTTDLRNRFNLTAVGIWHGKKYVPAMPDTVIEEGASLLLAGTADQIRQFDGHLAKSAEDGNQPVLILGGGRVGMAAARGLERRGMAFRLVEKSPELIPANDERFVLGSAADIDTLRRADIDTTNAAIVTTHNDDLNIYLTIYCRKLRPDIQIISRATLDRNVESLYSAGANLVMSHATMAANTITTLLRPGRVVMLTEGLNIFRVAMPAPLVGLPLKDSNIRQDTQCNVVALSGADGMRVSLDPTVPLNKDDEIILIGTADAERAFMEKYPPA
- a CDS encoding exported hypothetical protein (Evidence 5 : No homology to any previously reported sequences) gives rise to the protein MLPCPFSHARRIVALLLAVLCLSAFFSPAHCPAAEPPVSPERATGVLAMLRNGAGSLTALETPFTLEKTVAGTGAAIAVRGNLFARLPGTLRLESVAPVVAGFSLTETGYASWTGAGGPGGAAAERSFDGQSWGRDLSRSILACLFFDDAALRRYWGLEVAGAAPPVIRLVPLKDVARAHIEAVELAFSDDGKQLLSLRITGARNGDAVFHFGGAATVTREAIGGTLFSALYTERTRRLPLLAQIWSADGKGLDCAVFAEIPLVRFGSIAIGAGGVAVTPDFPDSGLERVLERVGEALREGKGARRHKGDGWVVDITPLDGPE
- the lgt gene encoding phosphatidylglycerol-prolipoprotein diacylglyceryl transferase (Evidence 2a : Function of homologous gene experimentally demonstrated in an other organism; Product type e : enzyme) — translated: MTFPQIDPVLVSIGPFAVRWYGLMYLFGFASAWLLGRYRAKRTGEFTVREFDDILTWGCFGVLVGARLGYVLFYDFAYYLQHPLEVFYVQRGGMSFHGGMLGVIFFMWFAAHRRGKTLFQTMDFVAPLVPPGLFFGRLGNFINGELWGRVTDAPVGMIFPDGGNLPRHPSQLYEAGLEGIVFFCLLWAYSAKPRPRTAVSGFFLLGYGTFRFIVEFFREPDAHLGFVAFNVLSMGQLLCVPMIMGGALLMLYAYRKNRPA
- a CDS encoding conserved hypothetical protein (Evidence 4 : Homologs of previously reported genes of unknown function) — encoded protein: MRIAFFGDIVGRPGRAAVKARLPLLREKLRLDGIIANAENAAGGIGTTRETLREVFSAGVDVATGGNHTWRNQEFYPALDEDKRAVRPANAHPDVPGRGCIVHELPNGTRIAVINLLGRAFMDPCDCPFRAVDGVLASLPSDVTLRFVDFHAEATSEKRAMAHHLDGRVSALVGTHTHVQTADATIFPKGMAYITDLGMCGAEKESVLGMEPAGIIKRFVTGLPVRFKPMAGEGMLNGLVADFDPATGRAVKVALLRERAPLVYDPAAKDPGTLF
- the tyrS gene encoding Tyrosine--tRNA ligase; the encoded protein is MTETKPATPETPRLTAAEVDRQMAQIKRGAAELINEEELRKKIARGKPLICKAGFDPTAPDLHLGHTVLIHKLRHFQELGHTVVFLIGDFTGMIGDPSGRSETRPPLTREQVLANAETYKKQVFKILDAEKTIVDFNSNWLGKMDFADVIRLASKYTVARMLERDDFEKRYKGNVPISVHEFLYPLMQGYDSVQLKADIELGGTDQKFNLLVGRHLQGQFGQEPQCVLTVPLLEGLDGVRKMSKSYGNYIGIDESAQEIFGKVMSASDDLMWRFYELLSSKSLDEIAAMKKDVAENRAHPKAVKEAFAMEMVTRYHGADAAEQARQGFNAVFADGGIPDDAASFTCRSGEASAPTVFLTDAGLTASRGEARRLIGQNAMSVDGAVVTDAATPFAPGEYIIKLGKKRFLRLTVQ